A DNA window from Iodobacter ciconiae contains the following coding sequences:
- a CDS encoding acetoacetate--CoA ligase — protein sequence MQKALWTPSPEQVAATQMDAFRRYINQAHQLQLSDYTQLHAWSVAHRVAFWLAIVEFFAIKFSQPASEVLTENSAMPSASWYSQTKLNFAEHLLRRRDAYPALISIGEDGSREVLSYQDLAAHVAGLQKSLIEAGVGYGDRVAAMMPNTWQTVVGALATASLGAIWSSCSPDFGMQGVTDRFGQIEPKVLIACAAYRYAGKTLQLAEKIKEIVARLPSVEQLIIVPYAHAEAQAASFKAGNARVTLWHDFYQAAGEPEFVPTDFAHPLYIMYSSGTTGVPKCLVHGAGGTLLQHVKELGLHTDLTAADTLCYYTTCGWMMWNWMVSGLALGASIVLYDGSPFHPKADRLIDLIDQEGISIFGTSAKYLAALEKADSKPMNTHSLDKLKAILSTGSPLSHESFEYVYRDIKQNLCLSSISGGTDIISCFSLGNPALPVWSGELQCKGLGMAVEVWNDAGQPVIGEKGELVCTRHFTAMPVSFWNDPAGEKLKAAYFSQYPGIWAQGDYAEETIHGGIIIHGRSDAVLNPGGVRIGTAEIYRQVEKLPEILESIAIGQDWDNDVRVVLFVRLREGIKLTEALQNSICQVIRSNTTPRHIPAKIIQVSDIPRTISGKIVELAVRNVIHGRPVKNTDALANPEALEEFRNRAELAY from the coding sequence ATGCAAAAAGCGCTTTGGACGCCCTCGCCTGAGCAAGTTGCCGCTACGCAGATGGATGCGTTTCGCCGCTATATTAATCAGGCACATCAGCTGCAGCTGAGCGACTATACACAGCTGCATGCCTGGAGCGTGGCGCATCGGGTGGCGTTCTGGCTGGCGATTGTCGAGTTCTTTGCGATCAAATTCAGTCAGCCTGCCAGCGAAGTACTCACAGAAAACTCGGCCATGCCAAGCGCCAGTTGGTACAGCCAGACCAAGCTTAACTTTGCCGAACATCTGCTGCGCCGCCGTGATGCCTATCCGGCACTTATTTCTATTGGCGAGGATGGCTCGCGCGAAGTACTGAGCTATCAGGACCTCGCAGCCCATGTAGCCGGTTTGCAAAAGAGCCTGATTGAGGCCGGTGTAGGCTATGGCGACCGGGTAGCGGCCATGATGCCCAACACCTGGCAAACTGTCGTCGGCGCACTAGCCACGGCCAGCCTGGGCGCAATATGGTCTTCCTGCTCGCCTGATTTTGGCATGCAGGGCGTCACCGACCGGTTCGGGCAGATCGAGCCCAAGGTATTGATTGCCTGTGCAGCTTATCGCTATGCAGGTAAAACACTGCAACTTGCCGAAAAAATTAAAGAAATTGTAGCCAGACTGCCCTCGGTAGAGCAGCTGATTATCGTTCCCTACGCCCATGCAGAGGCGCAAGCGGCCAGCTTTAAGGCGGGCAATGCCAGGGTCACACTCTGGCATGATTTCTATCAGGCCGCTGGCGAGCCAGAATTCGTCCCCACCGACTTTGCTCATCCGCTTTACATCATGTATTCCAGCGGCACCACGGGCGTGCCCAAGTGTCTCGTGCACGGCGCAGGCGGAACCTTGCTGCAGCATGTAAAAGAGCTGGGGCTGCACACCGACCTCACCGCCGCCGACACACTTTGCTACTACACCACCTGCGGCTGGATGATGTGGAACTGGATGGTGTCTGGCCTGGCCCTTGGCGCGAGCATTGTACTTTACGACGGCTCGCCGTTTCACCCCAAGGCCGACCGGCTGATTGATCTGATTGATCAGGAGGGCATCAGCATCTTTGGCACCAGCGCCAAATATCTGGCTGCGCTGGAAAAAGCCGATTCCAAGCCGATGAATACCCACAGTCTGGACAAGCTGAAAGCGATACTTTCTACCGGCTCGCCGCTCTCGCACGAAAGCTTTGAGTACGTTTACCGCGATATTAAACAAAACCTCTGCCTGTCTTCTATCTCGGGCGGCACCGACATTATTTCCTGCTTTTCCCTTGGCAACCCTGCGCTACCGGTCTGGAGCGGCGAGCTGCAATGCAAAGGCCTGGGGATGGCAGTGGAAGTCTGGAATGATGCAGGCCAGCCGGTAATAGGCGAAAAAGGCGAGCTGGTTTGCACCCGCCACTTTACGGCCATGCCGGTCAGCTTCTGGAATGATCCGGCAGGTGAAAAGCTTAAAGCCGCTTACTTCAGCCAATACCCCGGCATATGGGCGCAAGGCGATTACGCCGAAGAAACCATCCACGGCGGCATTATTATCCATGGCCGCTCTGACGCCGTACTCAACCCCGGTGGCGTGCGCATCGGCACGGCCGAGATTTATCGTCAGGTAGAAAAACTACCGGAGATTCTAGAATCCATCGCCATCGGCCAGGATTGGGATAACGACGTGCGCGTAGTGCTGTTTGTACGTTTACGTGAAGGCATAAAGCTTACCGAGGCATTACAAAACAGCATCTGCCAGGTCATACGCAGCAACACCACCCCGCGCCATATACCTGCCAAAATCATTCAGGTAAGCGATATTCCCCGCACTATCAGTGGCAAAATCGTCGAGCTGGCCGTACGCAATGTGATACATGGCAGGCCGGTAAAAAACACCGATGCACTGGCTAATCCGGAAGCGCTGGAAGAATTTAGAAACAGAGCCGAGCTGGCTTATTAG
- a CDS encoding IS5 family transposase yields the protein MPRLMLSNELWSKLEKILLQHTIYNKPDLRITVEGMFYRMRVGCPWRDLPSAFGEWNSVYKRFNAWSVAGKWLNIFKALLIDPDFEWVFIDGSYAKAHQHSAGAASDQSEAIGKSRAGNTSKIHLAVDAYGLPIAFEITGGEINDCTAAPELIAQLPSAEVIIADKGYDSEYLRGLISAQGARSVIPRKRNSIKGNVDLDRGLYCYRHLVENAFARLKHYRAVAFRYDKLKRNYESVIAMACAFLWLPM from the coding sequence ATGCCCCGATTAATGCTCAGTAACGAGCTTTGGTCGAAGCTAGAAAAGATTCTGCTTCAACACACCATTTACAACAAGCCTGATTTACGAATTACCGTCGAAGGAATGTTTTACCGCATGCGCGTTGGCTGCCCGTGGCGGGATTTACCCAGCGCCTTTGGTGAATGGAATTCAGTCTATAAACGCTTTAATGCTTGGTCTGTAGCTGGGAAATGGCTCAATATTTTCAAAGCCTTACTGATCGACCCCGATTTTGAATGGGTATTCATTGATGGTAGCTATGCCAAGGCGCATCAACACAGCGCCGGGGCGGCCAGCGATCAATCTGAAGCGATTGGCAAAAGCCGTGCAGGGAACACCAGCAAAATTCATTTGGCGGTAGATGCTTATGGTTTGCCGATTGCCTTCGAAATTACCGGAGGCGAGATTAATGATTGTACTGCCGCCCCAGAGCTGATTGCCCAACTGCCTTCAGCCGAAGTGATCATCGCAGATAAGGGGTACGATAGTGAGTACCTTCGAGGGCTGATTTCTGCGCAGGGTGCGCGATCAGTGATTCCCAGAAAACGTAATTCAATCAAAGGGAATGTGGATCTAGATCGTGGGCTGTATTGCTATCGACATTTGGTCGAGAATGCTTTTGCGCGATTGAAGCATTACCGCGCAGTGGCATTCCGATATGACAAGTTGAAGCGAAATTATGAAAGTGTCATAGCCATGGCGTGCGCATTTTTATGGCTACCGATGTGA
- a CDS encoding IclR family transcriptional regulator encodes MAENDRRQSVGSAEVAAQVLKALADLAPATSLTQLAEHLQMPASKVHRYLQALMATGFAEQDLASNHYALGQEALRVGLIALGKMDVLKVATPYLLNLRDQLNETVFFAVWGNKGATVVQVEQALRSISLITQVGSVLPAFKSATGFVFSAYLPEQELKRLLQEAAITKSGAQEINMLLAKIRSQGWHSIQGLLISGVDAISAPVFDARNQIIGVVTVVGSSSSTLQPSAESELVQRLLEATRVISRRMGAA; translated from the coding sequence ATGGCAGAAAATGACAGACGGCAAAGTGTGGGCTCGGCAGAGGTGGCAGCTCAGGTATTAAAAGCGCTGGCCGATCTGGCCCCGGCCACGTCCCTGACCCAGCTGGCGGAGCATTTGCAAATGCCTGCCAGCAAGGTGCATCGCTATTTGCAGGCGTTAATGGCTACTGGCTTTGCCGAGCAAGATTTAGCCAGTAATCATTACGCTCTGGGCCAAGAAGCGCTGCGGGTCGGCCTGATTGCGCTGGGTAAAATGGATGTATTAAAAGTTGCCACGCCTTACCTTTTAAATTTGCGTGATCAGCTGAATGAAACGGTGTTTTTTGCGGTATGGGGAAATAAGGGTGCAACGGTGGTGCAAGTTGAGCAGGCGCTTAGATCCATTAGCCTGATTACCCAGGTGGGATCGGTACTGCCCGCGTTTAAATCGGCTACGGGTTTTGTGTTTAGTGCATATTTACCCGAGCAGGAGCTGAAGCGTTTACTACAGGAGGCGGCGATTACCAAGAGCGGCGCTCAGGAAATCAATATGCTGTTAGCAAAAATTCGCAGCCAGGGCTGGCACAGCATTCAAGGCCTGCTGATCAGCGGCGTTGATGCGATCTCTGCCCCGGTATTTGATGCGCGCAATCAGATTATTGGTGTAGTAACTGTAGTGGGCTCATCTTCATCCACCCTGCAACCCAGCGCAGAAAGCGAGCTGGTACAAAGATTACTGGAAGCCACAAGGGTGATTAGCCGCAGGATGGGGGCGGCTTGA
- the maiA gene encoding maleylacetoacetate isomerase — MELYGYYRSTSSYRVRIVLALKGLAYAAVPVNLLKGEQKDTAYLSVNPQARVPALLDQAQKAMIQSPAIIEYLEERYPETPLLPKDLFERARVRGLAALIACDVHPLHNVSVLNYLRQHHQCGEDDITAWINEWISQGLVAVEQLIGESGYCFGETSLADAYLIPQLYAARRFNVPLDAYPKILRVEALANAHPAFIAAHPQNQADSPD; from the coding sequence ATGGAACTCTACGGCTATTACCGCTCTACCTCGTCCTACCGGGTACGGATTGTGCTGGCGCTCAAAGGGCTGGCTTATGCAGCCGTGCCGGTCAACCTGCTCAAGGGCGAGCAAAAAGACACGGCTTATCTCAGCGTCAATCCACAAGCTCGCGTGCCTGCTTTACTGGATCAGGCGCAGAAAGCGATGATCCAGTCGCCTGCGATTATCGAGTACCTGGAAGAGCGCTATCCGGAAACACCGCTGCTGCCCAAAGATTTATTTGAGCGAGCCAGGGTTCGCGGCCTGGCGGCGCTGATCGCTTGCGATGTACACCCGCTGCATAACGTCAGCGTGCTTAACTATCTGCGCCAACATCATCAATGCGGGGAAGACGATATTACCGCGTGGATTAATGAATGGATCAGCCAAGGGCTGGTGGCCGTTGAACAATTAATTGGCGAGAGCGGCTATTGCTTTGGCGAAACCAGCCTGGCCGATGCCTATCTGATCCCCCAGCTCTACGCCGCCCGCCGCTTTAATGTGCCACTGGATGCTTACCCAAAGATATTAAGAGTTGAAGCACTCGCCAATGCACACCCGGCTTTTATAGCAGCCCACCCGCAGAATCAGGCAGATAGCCCGGATTAA
- a CDS encoding 2Fe-2S iron-sulfur cluster-binding protein yields the protein MLISAVRTLVSDGKLQLAWRCGQGTCGACKVRLEHAASGSMTLLGSKERNVMIRHAGLAANSPLLVTDTPDLVRLACHIQINSDLTIYVG from the coding sequence ATGCTTATTTCTGCTGTCAGAACATTAGTTAGTGATGGAAAATTACAACTGGCATGGCGTTGTGGTCAGGGAACCTGTGGTGCATGTAAAGTACGTTTAGAGCATGCAGCTAGCGGCAGCATGACTTTACTGGGTAGCAAAGAAAGAAACGTGATGATCCGCCATGCGGGGCTGGCCGCTAATTCCCCGCTTCTGGTGACCGATACGCCTGATCTGGTGCGCCTGGCCTGCCATATTCAAATCAATAGTGATTTAACGATTTATGTCGGGTGA
- the fahA gene encoding fumarylacetoacetase: protein MTSTTYRLSWVTSANDHRDFPLQNLPFGIFSPEGLPPRGGVAIGDFIFDLQTAVENSLFSGEALSAAQAASGKSLNAFFSLPGNARLALRERLLELLDTDYAQLKNLQAQGEALLRPASVCKMHLPAKIGDYTDFYTGIHHAINVGKLFRPDNPLLPNYKYVPIGYHGRSSTIYPSGLAVRRPMGQTLKPGQEVPAHTPSARLDYELELGIWIAGNNQQGEAIHIADAYKHIAGFCLLNDWSARDLQAWEYQPLGPFLAKNFATTVSPWVVTAEALAPYRTAQPARPEGDPQPLPYLYDAADQTNGAFDIELEVLLHTTAQKAQGLPPHRLGLSNTLNMYWTVAQLITHHTVNGCSLRSGDLLGTGTLSGPTSDSLGSLLELSNGGKQAIKLDSGEERCFLADGDEIIMLARCKKDGHPSIGFGECRGVILAAK from the coding sequence ATGACTTCCACTACATATCGCCTCAGCTGGGTTACTTCTGCTAATGATCACCGTGATTTCCCATTGCAAAACCTGCCTTTCGGGATTTTTAGCCCAGAGGGCTTGCCGCCGCGTGGCGGGGTGGCGATTGGTGATTTTATTTTTGATTTGCAAACTGCAGTTGAGAACAGCTTATTTAGCGGCGAAGCACTGAGCGCTGCGCAAGCGGCCAGCGGCAAATCGCTGAATGCTTTTTTCTCCCTGCCAGGCAATGCAAGGCTGGCACTGCGTGAGCGGCTGTTAGAGCTGCTTGATACCGATTACGCCCAGCTTAAAAACCTGCAAGCACAAGGCGAAGCCCTGCTGCGCCCTGCCAGCGTTTGCAAAATGCACTTACCCGCCAAAATCGGCGATTACACCGATTTTTATACCGGCATTCATCACGCGATCAATGTGGGTAAATTATTCCGCCCGGATAATCCACTGCTGCCTAATTACAAATACGTGCCGATTGGCTACCACGGCCGCTCTTCCACCATTTATCCAAGCGGCCTTGCCGTGCGCCGCCCTATGGGCCAAACGCTCAAACCAGGCCAGGAAGTTCCAGCGCACACCCCATCGGCCCGTTTAGATTACGAGCTGGAGCTGGGAATCTGGATTGCAGGCAACAACCAGCAAGGCGAGGCAATCCATATTGCCGATGCCTACAAGCATATTGCGGGCTTTTGCTTACTGAACGATTGGTCGGCACGTGATTTGCAAGCCTGGGAATACCAGCCGCTTGGGCCGTTTCTGGCTAAAAACTTTGCCACCACCGTATCCCCCTGGGTAGTCACGGCCGAAGCGCTTGCGCCTTATCGCACTGCTCAGCCCGCCCGCCCTGAGGGCGACCCTCAACCGCTGCCTTATCTTTATGATGCCGCCGATCAGACCAATGGCGCTTTTGATATCGAGCTGGAAGTACTGCTACACACCACAGCACAAAAAGCCCAGGGCCTGCCACCGCATCGTCTGGGGCTATCCAACACACTGAATATGTACTGGACCGTGGCGCAGCTGATTACCCATCACACCGTAAACGGCTGCAGCTTGCGCTCCGGCGATTTACTCGGCACCGGCACCTTATCCGGCCCGACGTCTGATTCACTGGGCAGCCTGCTGGAGCTGAGCAATGGCGGCAAGCAAGCGATCAAGCTCGATTCCGGCGAAGAGCGCTGCTTTTTAGCTGACGGCGACGAAATCATCATGCTGGCCCGCTGCAAAAAAGACGGCCACCCCAGCATCGGCTTCGGCGAATGCCGTGGTGTGATTTTAGCTGCGAAGTAA
- the hmgA gene encoding homogentisate 1,2-dioxygenase, with product MSRATLTYLSGFGNEFASEALAGALPEGQNSPQKAPYGLYPEQFSTSAFTVPRAEARRTWMYRILPSAAHGKFERLEKQRQGCQSGAITPNRLRWNPLPIPDAATDFIDGLITMAANSDAPQGITIHLYRTNCSMQRAFFNADGEMLIMPEQGRLRLVTELGILEIEPEEIAVIPRGMKFKVELLDDTARGYLCENHGSPFRIPDLGPIGSNGLANPRDFLIPVAAYEDVDQPTQLVQKFLGEFWATTMNHSPFNVVAWHGNSVPYKYDLRRFNTIGTVSYDHPDPSIFTVLTSPSAVTGQANCDFVIFPPRWMVAENTFRPPWFHRNLMNEFMGLVRGEYDAKAGGFVPGGCSLHNVMSAHGPDAITFINASSATLKPQKIEHTMAFMFETHSVIRPTQYALECEQLQTDYDDCWADMPKTFNKNQI from the coding sequence ATGTCACGCGCTACTTTGACCTACCTTTCAGGGTTTGGAAATGAATTTGCCAGCGAGGCATTGGCCGGTGCCTTGCCAGAGGGGCAGAACTCACCGCAAAAAGCCCCCTATGGCTTATACCCCGAGCAGTTTTCTACCAGCGCCTTTACCGTGCCACGTGCCGAAGCCCGTCGTACCTGGATGTATCGTATTTTGCCATCTGCCGCGCACGGCAAATTTGAGCGCTTGGAAAAACAACGCCAGGGCTGTCAATCAGGGGCCATCACTCCTAACCGCCTGCGCTGGAATCCCTTGCCGATTCCTGATGCGGCTACTGATTTTATCGACGGCCTGATTACCATGGCTGCCAATAGCGATGCGCCGCAGGGCATTACCATCCATCTTTACCGCACCAATTGCTCCATGCAGCGCGCATTTTTTAATGCCGATGGTGAAATGCTGATCATGCCCGAGCAAGGCCGGCTGCGCCTTGTTACCGAGCTGGGTATTTTAGAAATAGAACCCGAAGAAATAGCGGTGATTCCACGCGGTATGAAGTTTAAAGTGGAGCTATTAGATGACACGGCCAGAGGTTATCTCTGTGAAAACCACGGCTCCCCTTTCCGCATTCCCGATCTGGGCCCCATCGGCAGCAACGGCCTTGCCAATCCGCGAGATTTTTTAATACCAGTTGCGGCCTACGAAGATGTGGATCAGCCGACACAGTTAGTGCAAAAATTCTTAGGTGAATTCTGGGCTACCACCATGAACCATTCACCCTTTAATGTGGTGGCCTGGCACGGCAACAGCGTGCCGTATAAATATGATCTGCGCCGCTTTAACACCATAGGCACTGTGAGTTACGACCATCCGGACCCTTCTATCTTTACCGTGCTCACATCGCCATCGGCCGTGACTGGCCAGGCCAATTGCGACTTTGTGATTTTCCCGCCACGCTGGATGGTAGCTGAAAACACCTTCCGCCCACCTTGGTTTCATCGTAATCTTATGAACGAGTTTATGGGCCTGGTGCGTGGTGAGTACGATGCCAAGGCCGGTGGCTTTGTACCTGGCGGCTGCTCCTTGCATAACGTCATGAGCGCCCACGGGCCGGATGCCATAACTTTTATCAATGCCAGTAGCGCAACACTAAAACCACAAAAAATCGAGCACACTATGGCGTTTATGTTTGAAACCCACAGCGTGATTCGTCCAACACAATACGCCCTGGAATGCGAGCAGCTTCAAACAGACTACGACGACTGCTGGGCAGACATGCCCAAAACATTTAATAAAAACCAGATTTAA
- a CDS encoding methyl-accepting chemotaxis protein: protein MSLKKISVKQQLSILLGTILLCILLLASYSYQSLTTVMINGRLYKHITDINNLTADILPPPQYIIESFLIINQLSSSPTHQASLIKRFKETQQAFYQGQENWNTRNLPSQLLRGLTQPVFKPAHAFYQEATHHFLPALQAGNQNEMNESKERLDRLYQTHRIAIQELVLLADTEQKRLESEADNVVSQALIWLITVTILLLATIVPLVTWIVRSIYSKLGGEPAYAAEIVQHIASGNMTIPIKLQPNDQSSVLFHVQQMSNNLTQVLEQVSSVASTLASTSVELSASACSISKNASEQAASVEETSASVEQITSIVAQSADNSRICDGIASKSSTDAIEGAKAVKLTAAAMYQIAKKINIIDDIAYQTNLLALNAAIEAARAGDYGKGFAVVASEVRKLAERSQIAAREIGEIADNSVLLSERAGDLLDQILPTITQTASLVQEISAASNEQAMGLDQINLAVSQLAKSTQLNAESSEELSSASEEMSSKASQLEEIISFFQLDLQAISTLHIPLHQDEKTYPVFSKSSHLTLQGTE, encoded by the coding sequence ATGTCACTTAAAAAAATATCTGTCAAACAACAGCTCAGCATTTTGCTTGGCACCATTTTGCTTTGTATTTTGCTGCTGGCCAGCTACTCCTACCAGTCACTCACAACAGTCATGATTAATGGCCGTCTTTATAAACACATCACCGACATCAATAATTTGACAGCAGATATCCTGCCGCCGCCCCAATATATTATCGAGTCCTTTTTGATCATCAACCAATTGAGCAGCTCACCGACGCATCAGGCATCACTCATCAAACGCTTTAAGGAAACTCAACAGGCGTTTTACCAGGGGCAGGAAAACTGGAATACCCGAAACCTGCCTTCTCAATTATTGCGGGGGCTCACTCAACCCGTTTTTAAACCAGCCCATGCCTTTTATCAAGAAGCAACCCACCACTTTTTGCCAGCGCTGCAAGCGGGCAATCAAAACGAAATGAACGAATCAAAAGAGCGGCTGGATCGGCTTTACCAGACTCACCGTATTGCGATTCAAGAGCTCGTTCTTCTTGCCGACACAGAGCAAAAACGGCTTGAGTCAGAAGCCGACAACGTAGTGAGCCAGGCATTAATCTGGCTAATTACGGTCACCATTCTTTTACTCGCAACCATTGTTCCGCTCGTTACCTGGATAGTACGCTCCATTTACAGCAAGCTTGGAGGGGAGCCTGCCTATGCTGCTGAAATCGTCCAGCATATTGCAAGCGGAAATATGACGATCCCTATCAAGCTTCAGCCCAATGATCAATCCAGTGTGCTCTTTCATGTACAGCAGATGAGCAATAATCTTACACAGGTTTTAGAGCAGGTAAGCAGCGTGGCCAGCACACTGGCCTCCACATCGGTAGAGCTATCCGCATCAGCCTGCTCCATCAGCAAAAATGCCTCTGAACAGGCCGCCAGTGTGGAAGAAACCAGTGCCTCGGTAGAGCAGATCACCTCCATTGTGGCGCAAAGTGCCGACAACTCCAGAATATGTGATGGTATTGCCAGCAAGTCGTCCACAGATGCCATAGAAGGCGCAAAAGCCGTCAAGCTGACTGCCGCAGCCATGTATCAGATTGCCAAAAAAATCAACATTATCGATGACATCGCTTATCAAACCAATTTATTGGCACTCAATGCAGCAATTGAAGCGGCCCGTGCGGGAGACTATGGCAAGGGTTTTGCCGTGGTTGCCTCTGAAGTGCGAAAACTGGCCGAACGCAGCCAGATTGCGGCACGGGAAATTGGTGAAATCGCCGACAACAGCGTACTTCTATCTGAAAGAGCAGGAGATTTGCTCGATCAAATACTGCCCACCATCACCCAAACAGCAAGCCTGGTCCAGGAAATCAGCGCCGCAAGCAACGAGCAAGCAATGGGCCTGGATCAAATCAATCTTGCTGTCAGCCAACTGGCAAAATCAACACAGCTTAATGCCGAATCCTCGGAAGAACTATCCTCTGCATCAGAAGAAATGAGCTCAAAAGCCAGCCAGCTTGAAGAAATCATTAGCTTTTTTCAACTCGATCTGCAAGCCATCAGCACCCTGCATATACCACTACATCAGGATGAAAAAACGTACCCGGTATTTTCCAAATCTTCTCATCTGACCTTACAGGGAACAGAATAA
- a CDS encoding HD-GYP domain-containing protein, with product MIKKIPTEVLKIGMYIHDLNVDWMDHPFLRKQFVVKTEDDLQKILASGAREVYIDTERGLDYAHAPTVEEVNASIEAEMVKVAIAPAPVIQVSTTEEMSRAKRIHKQAHNLVRTVMQDARMGKAIQMDDVEEVVEAITDSILRNSSALLGLSGIKDKDEYTFLHSVSVCTLMVTFTKSMNFPAELIRQAGIGGLLHDTGKIMVPNEILNKPGRLTEAEFEIMRSHPMEGFKILSQVDSIGEIPLEITLHHHERMDGSGYPHKLPGENITQLTQMASVVDVYDAITSDRCYHTGMPPSEGLKKLWEWSKFHFNPTLVQAFMRTVGIYPVGSLVKLESGRLAVVLEQNEGNLLMPRVKAIFSTKANTYIPPVEIDLSRSMGLGGADRIMGHELPDKWGIDITRFLIPPG from the coding sequence ATGATCAAGAAAATACCCACGGAAGTGCTGAAGATCGGCATGTATATCCATGATCTGAATGTGGACTGGATGGATCATCCATTTTTGCGTAAGCAGTTTGTAGTAAAAACTGAGGATGATTTACAAAAGATTCTTGCTTCAGGCGCTCGCGAGGTTTACATCGATACCGAGCGCGGGCTTGATTATGCTCATGCACCTACTGTAGAAGAGGTGAATGCATCCATTGAAGCCGAAATGGTCAAGGTCGCTATTGCACCTGCTCCGGTTATCCAAGTCTCCACTACCGAGGAAATGAGTCGCGCTAAGCGGATTCATAAGCAGGCACATAATCTGGTGCGCACGGTTATGCAGGACGCGCGGATGGGCAAAGCGATTCAAATGGATGACGTGGAAGAAGTTGTTGAGGCTATTACTGATTCTATTTTGCGTAATAGCAGTGCTTTATTAGGCTTATCGGGAATTAAAGATAAAGACGAATATACTTTTTTACATTCGGTGAGCGTCTGTACTTTGATGGTGACGTTTACTAAAAGTATGAATTTTCCTGCCGAATTAATTCGGCAAGCCGGTATTGGCGGTTTATTGCACGATACAGGAAAAATTATGGTGCCCAATGAAATCTTAAATAAACCGGGACGCCTGACAGAAGCTGAATTTGAAATAATGCGCTCTCATCCAATGGAGGGCTTTAAGATATTGTCGCAGGTTGATTCAATTGGTGAAATTCCATTAGAAATTACACTTCACCATCATGAGCGCATGGATGGTAGTGGTTATCCGCATAAATTACCCGGTGAAAATATTACCCAATTAACACAAATGGCATCGGTGGTGGATGTTTATGATGCAATTACATCCGATCGTTGTTACCACACAGGCATGCCTCCATCGGAGGGTTTGAAAAAACTATGGGAATGGAGCAAATTTCACTTTAATCCAACACTGGTTCAAGCCTTTATGCGCACTGTAGGTATTTATCCTGTGGGCTCTCTGGTGAAATTGGAGTCAGGGCGTTTGGCGGTGGTGCTGGAGCAAAACGAAGGCAATTTATTAATGCCAAGAGTCAAAGCTATTTTTAGTACCAAGGCTAATACTTATATTCCGCCGGTGGAAATCGACTTATCAAGATCCATGGGGCTGGGCGGGGCAGACCGGATTATGGGGCATGAATTACCAGATAAATGGGGAATCGATATCACCCGCTTTCTTATCCCTCCTGGGTAA